In Bacillus cytotoxicus NVH 391-98, the following are encoded in one genomic region:
- the argC gene encoding N-acetyl-gamma-glutamyl-phosphate reductase has protein sequence MKVAIIGATGYGGIELIRLLQQHPYFSIVSIHSFSQVGEHITSSYPHLRRFLVYTLQEIDVESIKKEADLVFLATPAGVSVKLTPLLLKAGLKVIDLSGDFRMVNPSIYEMWYKKPAASEEFLQQAVYGLSEWKRDEIQQAKLVANPGCFATATLLAIAPLMRNKIIEENSIIIDAKSGVSGAGKTPTHAAHFPELYDNLHIYKVNEHQHIPEIEQMLIGWNEQAKPITFSTHLIPVSRGIMVTLYAKIRKYVQIEELHNLYTNIYKNAYFVRIRPYGEFPSIKEVRGSNYCDIGIGYDERTKRITVVAVIDNMMKGAAGQAVQNANLVARLDEKTGLQYIPIYP, from the coding sequence ATGAAAGTTGCAATTATTGGAGCAACAGGGTACGGAGGAATCGAGTTAATACGGTTATTACAACAACATCCGTATTTTTCTATTGTATCTATACACTCCTTTTCACAAGTAGGAGAGCATATAACGAGTTCATATCCACATTTACGTCGTTTTCTCGTGTATACATTGCAAGAAATCGATGTGGAATCGATTAAGAAAGAAGCAGATCTTGTTTTTTTAGCAACACCAGCAGGCGTTTCTGTCAAGCTAACCCCTCTTTTGTTAAAAGCAGGCTTAAAAGTAATCGATTTGTCTGGTGATTTTCGAATGGTGAATCCTTCTATATATGAAATGTGGTATAAAAAGCCTGCTGCAAGTGAGGAGTTTCTTCAACAAGCAGTGTATGGATTAAGTGAGTGGAAAAGAGACGAGATTCAACAAGCGAAGTTAGTTGCAAATCCTGGTTGTTTTGCTACAGCAACTTTATTAGCTATAGCACCGCTGATGCGAAATAAAATCATTGAGGAAAATTCGATAATTATTGATGCTAAATCGGGGGTATCAGGTGCTGGAAAAACACCGACTCATGCAGCTCATTTTCCGGAACTATACGATAATCTCCATATTTATAAGGTGAATGAGCATCAGCATATTCCAGAAATTGAACAAATGTTAATTGGCTGGAATGAACAAGCGAAGCCAATTACATTTAGTACACACTTAATACCAGTATCACGAGGGATTATGGTTACTCTTTATGCAAAAATAAGGAAATATGTACAAATAGAAGAACTTCATAATTTGTATACAAATATTTATAAAAATGCTTATTTTGTCCGTATTCGCCCGTATGGAGAATTCCCAAGTATAAAAGAAGTAAGAGGATCAAATTATTGTGACATCGGCATTGGTTATGATGAAAGAACGAAAAGAATTACGGTAGTTGCTGTGATTGACAATATGATGAAGGGGGCGGCAGGGCAAGCTGTTCAAAATGCAAATTTAGTAGCGAGGCTAGATGAGAAAACAGGATTACAATATATACCAATTTATCCATAA
- a CDS encoding YqzH family protein: MNKKLIEKMMIKSFGQYQCNPISKEDEEMLIQSIQTMIGSDPDIDVYEAVEDIVYDYITGK; the protein is encoded by the coding sequence ATGAATAAAAAATTAATCGAGAAGATGATGATAAAAAGTTTTGGGCAATATCAATGTAATCCTATTTCAAAAGAAGATGAGGAAATGTTAATTCAAAGCATCCAAACGATGATTGGTTCAGATCCTGATATTGATGTATACGAAGCAGTTGAAGATATTGTTTATGACTATATTACCGGAAAATAA